ggggtctattggggggtagggagagggagagcatcaggaagaatagctgatgcatgcggggcttaatacctaggtgatgggttgataggtgcagcaaaccaccatggcacacgcttaccatgtaacaaactgcacatcctgcacatagaccctggaacttaaaaattgaagaaaaaaaaaaaagagcctactTGTATGGCTTATCCTATAAGAAATGTCTTTTGACGGCGGCCGTAAGTATAAGGATGCTCAATAGATAATTACTTAATGATCTTCTTTTCTCTGTTGCCTTATTCATTTCTAAACCATTCTTGGCTAGTTTTAGAAAATTGTATTAGTAGAGAGTTAAGGAGCTTAGAGGTATGAATATAAGTTCTCAAACAGCCATTCTTTCTTGCAAGGAAACTATTAAGTTTAGTCAGAAAGGAAAGTTTATCTGGGGAAGGACCAAGGAGAGAGTAAGAGTTGCTGGCTAGGTTTCAGAGTTTTGCTTTCTGTTGCCATGGGGAAGGTTGGCCAATGTGGAAAGGAAGCATTTGCCACTCTTCCTCTTAAATGACCACTCATCACTTTAAAACCCTGTAATGCATTAGCCACCTTACCCGAGTGAGGGCTACAGCCCAGAATGGATTTTATGGAATAACCTTCCCCTCCCTGCAGCAAACAAAGATCTGAGTCACCCGAGTCTCCTTCTCCAAATAAAGGGCCTCGCCGCGCCTTCAGATTGGCTGCCGTAAGAGGAAAGTTTCCTGTGTGTCTGGCAAAGGGAAACCCCACGCCACCTCTCACATACATGAGCTTCTCCTGCTTCCAAAGGAAACAGCAGCTCTACCCAGTGTTTTCCAGGTGAAAGTACTGCTCAGAACGAAGCGTCTTATTACTGGCTGTTCCTGAGCAGCTATTCATAGGAGAAAATAGATTGATTTCCACGGGGGAATAGTTAAGGTAATGAGGTAAATAATTACCTCCTCACAGGGGCCTTTCCAGCCAGAACTTGCAACCACAAacccccccactcccaccctgccgCCGGTGTGCTGTTCTGCCTGCCATTGGGCGGTTTGCGTGGCAACTGCATGGGAAGGGCCAGTGCTTGCAGGGAGCTGTGCCGCGCTCACCCCTGTGGGATAGGAACCATCCATAACATATATGTTGCTGCAGGAGACAGAATTCAGTGCCCTGGGGCTTATTAGCCTTTGCTGGAATTTTGGGCCAGTGAGCCATTTGTTGTTCTACAATGGAAGGCTTTGGCTGTCtgccatttgaatttttttcaatccTTTTTGTGGTATCAGTCTGTCTATATAGAATTCTTACTTTCCATTCCTCAGGCACATAGAACCAATTAAAGACTAGAACAAACGGGCAGGTACTTACATTATGAACATAAAAGTCTTCCTAAAACCTTCCAGTATGTTTATGGTTGAAAAGGTGActacccccccccttttttttttttttttagcagtgagCCAtgccgtttaaaaaaaaaaaaaaaaactcatcttcCCCCTCTTCATttcccttattaaaaaaaaaaataaccggTAGGCCTCAAACTAATATACCCCTGTTCTTCTGGAAACCACTAAAAAAGTTGTTTATTGTAATAATGATGACTCAGAGAAACCTGGGCAGCAGTGCCAGTTCAGGTCATCACGggcttctgtctctctctgagtCCTGCAGTTGACTTGCCTTCACTTCTAATCTATGTATTGTCATTCATAATAAATATGtgcatgtttaaatattttacttaatttctaGTTTGCCACAAGTCTTGACATGTTTTCCTTTGTGGATTTTTCTGTCTCAGCAGTGCAGAAACTGAGTTTCCTCTCTCCCCTGGCGTTTAGGTCAATGGCTGTCTGCTTGACCCTGTGCCTCCTGTCCTGGTGCGGAAGGGATGCCAGTCACTGCCCAGCAACATGATGGAGACCTCCATTGACGAAGGGCTGGAGACAGaaggagaggctgaggaagaccCCGCTCATGCCTTTGAGGCATTTCAGTCCACACGCAGCGGGCAGAGACGGCACACTCTGTCAGAAGTGACCAATCAACTGGTCGTGATGCCTGGAGCAGGTACGGTAGAGGAGCGACACTAGCTTAAGTCTTCATGGCATCATCTCATACTCCAATCGCCAACAAGTGGTCATGATGCCAGCCAACTCCTAAAATTGAATCGATAGCTTATTCCTTTATGGAGCAGATTCAGCAGGCATCGCAGATGGAGCCTGGCAGCAGCTATCAAAGGTGAATTGAAATGTCTCAGAGTTGGCTCCCGTAGTCCCCAGGATTCATCTGGGTGCCACATGATTCATCAGGGACTCTGGCTCTTTTGGAGTGGCCGTGATCTTACAGTCTTTTGGAGCGGCCATGATCTTACAGTCTTTTGGAGCGGCTGTGATCTTACAGTCTTTTGGAGCGGCTGTGATCTTACAGTCTTTTGGAGCGGCTGTGATCTTACAGTCTTTTGGAGCGGCTGTGGTCTTATAGTCTTTTGGAGTGGCTGTGGTCTTACAGTCTTTTGGAGTGGCTGTGGTCTTACAGTCTTTTGGAGTGGCTGTGATCTTACAGATGCCACTTCCGGAGTGTTTTCCCCACTAAACTTGAAGATGACTAAATTGGCCAGTAAAAAGTAAACCTCTGAAAAGATGTTTTGATTGGAGATTAAGGACATGGTAGCTGTCAAGTCTCAAGCTGGTTATGCTTTGTACCCTATGTTCCAAGAAGATGCTATTGCTGTTGGTTTTATCTGTTCTGTTTTCTCTTAAAGGGAAAATTTTCTCCATGAATGACAGCCCCTCCCTTGACAGTGTGGACTCGGAGTATGATATGGGGTCTGTTCAGAGGGACCTGAACTTTCTGGAGGACAACCCTTCCCTTAAGGACATCATGTTAGCCAATCAGCCCTCACCCCGCATGACATCTCCCTTCATAAGCCTGAGACCTACCAACCCAGCCATGCAGGCTCTGAGCTCCCAGAAACGAGAGGTCCACAACAGGTCTCCAGTGAGCTTCAGAGAGGGCCGCAGAGCATCGGATACCTCCCTCACCCAGGGTGAGCgcttcctcctctgccttttGAAACTCGCGTCATAGGAGGGCGGTTTCTTGCCATGTTAGTGTGATCACCTGTGGTCACCGAAAGGCCTCTTATTTTAGTTAAACTGTGTGGTCTTGGTGCTTTCTTTCAGGAATTGTAGCATTTAGACAACATCTTCAGAATCTGGCTAGAACCAAAGGAATTCTAGAGTTGAACAAAGTGCAGTTGCTGTATGAACACATAGGACCAGAGGCGGACCCTAACCTGGCGCCGGCGGCTCCTCAGCTCCAGGACCTTACTAGCAGCTGCCCTCAGGTGGGTACCTTGTGCCCTTCCCTCAGTGACTGTGTGAGTTGGTCCTGAAGATGGTCATTTTCACTTAGAGGATTTCCTCCAGTCCTGGAGCAAACAGGTTCTTTGGGAAAACCCACAGCTTCTTTGCCTTGTGGCTGCCACCTGCCACTGATGGGTTCAACCCATCCACACTGCTTCCAAGTGATCAATACCAGATGGAGGCCTGGAGACTCTTAAGCTGTTTTTGGCTCACAGGGCAGAGAATAGATGAGTGACCTCTTAACAGTCACCCTTGAACTCCCCTTCCTCCGCCACACATGCACAAATGAAGAATAATGAACTGCACCCAAATGAGAAGCTTCTCACCACTACTTTTGATGTGGTATCACTTTAGTAAATATTACAAGTAGattatttatactaaaaatacaataaatactgCTACTTATCcgattttttttttgagcctatTTTCAGTGCACCCAAGAGGATTATAGTTCAAGGCCCACGTGAAGGCCATGGCCTCCTGGCGACACCCAGAGCCTTTGCTCTAGTACTGACTAGGTAGTTGTTAACTAGAGATAATACATgcataaatgttctttttttttttttttttttgagacggagtctcgcgctgtcgcccaggctggagtgcagtggccggatctcagctcactgcaagctccgcctcccgggttcacgccattctccggcctcagcctcccgagtagctgggactacaggcgctgccacctcgcccggctattttttgtatttcttagtagagacggggtttcaccgtgttagccaggatggtctcgatctcctgacctcgtgatccgcccatctcggcctcccaaagtgctgggattacaggcttgagccaccgcgcccggcctacatgcATAAATGTTCTAAAGAGTAAGGAGCCCTCAGCCTACTGGGTCCGTAAAAGCTTTGCGTATTAGTAAGTCTTAATGGAGTTGGAATTCCTTTTGGACATTTGCAAAGGTGCTTCAGCTAAGAAGTGAGTTGTTTTTCCCCATGGGGAATTGGTGAAAATTGTTTCCACCCCCTTGCTCCTCAGGAGGAAGTTTCTCCACCGCAGGAAAGCGTCTCCACTCTCCCTGCCAGCGTGCATCCCCAGCTGTCCCCACGGCAGAGCCTGGAGACCCAGTACCTGCAGCACAGGCTCCAGGTGGGTCCTTCTTGCGagtccacctcagtctcctcatccgGACTGTGTCCTTCTGCAAAGCAGAAACGTGTTTTGCCTGGCATTTATTTAGGGTAGCCGCTTGATTCCTTATAGGCAAGTAGCTTTGGCTCTGTCCTTGAAGTTTCTAGAAAGGTGTTCGGTTTCAGCCTTATGCTCTGTGTTGGTGGTGGGAAAAGCTTTGTCCTCAGGCCCCACAAAAGGATATGTCACTGAGGGGCAGGAACGGGAgacctggcttctttctttctaactATACTCCTCTTAAtgagtaataaataaaatgaaaatcttaagTCTGCAGAATGTCTACATGGACTTTCCATGTTGGTgcataaaaatcttaaaaagtgaTGAAGCACCGATCCCGTAAAGGACGACTCATTCATTCAGCGGTGGAGATCTAACTCCACCTTTCTCATTACTTCTTAACGTCCATGAGCTCACAGTCCTAGTGGACTTTGGGAAATGGAGTGGAAAATGGAAGTAGGTGAGGTCAGAGATGGGCCAGGCCTGCTGGCCCGATGCTCTTTCAGGGTCTCCGGGAGCAAATGTCAGTCCCTTCAACCCATGTGGATTCTGTAGGATACAGTTGGATTCATCCTGCAGGCAGAAGCACATCTGATGACTGCATCCTAGCACATTGTCATGCTCGTGTTGTTTTTCTGCTCTTCCAGAAGCCCAGCCTTCTGTCAAAGGCACAGAACACCTGTCAGCTTTATTGCAAAGAACCACCGCGGAGCCTTGAGCAGCAGCTGCAGGAACACAGGTGAGAAGGGGGCTTTGGCCACAGAAGTTGCTTCCTTTCTGGAAGCCTTGAGAACACTGAATGTGTTATCCTTTCCCTCTCACATTTGCCATTACTAGGAAAATAGGTTTTCTGCATGTGCCACAGGCCCTCTGAGCATGATTACTAAGAGGATATCTCAGTATCCATGGAGGATGGTCCTGTCAGGCACTGGCAGCCCTACAGCgtactttgttttccttttcttctagcGTTTCCTCTTTTGGGTATGACTAGCTCCAAGCTTTCACAGTCGGTTGCCCAAAGCATGGAGGTGGGGTAGGCGGCACAGGAGCCTTCTGTCCTCCCTTACTAGCATGTGTGCCCACTGGCCTCACTAGTAGAAACAGCTTGGCCAAGGTAGAGCTACCTTAATCAATCCATCAACTGCAGACACCTGCAGAGGCCAAGGTGTGACTCTCTCCTCTTCTAGTCTCTTCATAAGGGAAATATCCTCTCATTGTATAAAGAGGAAAACTCGGAGTTAGAGAAAATGCATTCCTGCTCACGTTAGCACTGAAGGATCATCAGAACTGGGGGGCGAAAAACGAGATTAGGTTGAAGGGAACCCAACACAATCGGTCCCCAGTCCCACTTGTTTTTGCTGACATGAGAAAGAGAGACTCAAGTAGAGGACTGAAGCTACTGACTGGTATTGCATTTACATTAAAATTGCCATCACTTGAGAagatttaaaattctttcctttgaTATTACCAATTTAGGCTCCAGCAGAAGCGACTCTTTCTCCAGAAGCAATCTCAACTGCAGGCATATTTTAATCAGATGCAGATAGCAGAGAGCTCCTACCCACAGCCAAGTCAGCAGCTGCCCCTTCCCCGCCAGGAGACTGCACCGCCTTCTCAGCAGGCCCCACCGTTCAGCCTGACCCAGCCCCTGAGCCCGGTCCTGGAGCCTTCCTCTGAGCAGATGCAATACAGCCCTTTCCTCAGCCAGTACCAGGAGATGCAGCTTCAGCCCCTGCCCTCCACTTCCGGCCCCCGAGCTGCTCCTCCTCTGCCCACGCAGctacagcagcagcagccgccaccgccaccaccacctccaccaccacgaCAGCCAGGAGCTGCCGCAGCCCCCTTACAGTTCTCCTACCAGACTTGTGAGCTGCCGCGCGCTGCTTCCCCTGCGTCAGACTATCCCGCTCCCTGTCAGCATCCTGTAGATGGAGCCCAGCAGAGTGACCTGACGGGGCCAGACTGTCCCAGAAACCCAGGACTGCAAGAGGCCCCCTCCAGCTACGACCCACTAGCCCTCTCCGAGCTGCCTGGACTCTTTGATTGTGAAATGCTAGACGCTGTGGATCCACAACACAACGGGTATGTCCTGGTGAATTAGTCTCAGCACAGGAATTGGGTGGGTCAGGTGAAGGAAGAGTGTATGTTCCTATTGTTATTCCAGCCTTTTAAATTTAAAGCTTATTTTCTTGCCCTCTCCCTGACGGGGAGAAATCGAGTCACCCAACTGGAATCAGAGGGCCTGGCTGGGGTGGATGTTGCTTCCTCCTGGTCCTGCCCCGCCACAGAGTTGCCTGTGGCAAGCGCTGGAACATAGTTGTAGCTGAGGCTTCTGCCCTTAGGTCGAGTGGAGCAAGCTCTCGAGGGTGGCACTGACAAATGTGTTCCTAAGAAGACATTCAGACCCAGGTCTTATGCAGGATTACATCCTTTTATTATCAAGGGCAACCTTGGTGAAAGCAGAAAAGGTGTGTGCTATTGCAtatatatggggaaaaaaaggcaatatattTTTCACTGAAGCCGAGCCACCACATATGGCTACAAGGCAAATCAAGACGACATCAGGAAATCAGATGCACAGGAAATAAAGGAAAGCTGTGCTTTGTCATTAAATCCTAAGTTCTTAGCTGCTGATGCAAGTTGTCCCCCAAGGCCATCACAAAGCAGTGGGGCGTGAGCTCTGTTTCAGGGGCCACTAAATAACAGCTGGTACTGACCCCAGAGACCACCTTCATCTCCACTCGGGAGCAGGTGACATACCCCTTCAGAAGGTGCCCTGGGTTGCCGAGTGTCAGAATATACTCAGGACTCCAAAGGTGTCACACGTGGAACTGACAGGAGACCCGCCACCGTGGAGACAGGGGGCAAGAAACTCAAGAACGCATCAAGAGCACCAGCCCTGGGCCAGGGAAGATAGGCTTTTCCTGCAGTCTCTCGTGGACACTGCTGGCTTGGGGGCAGTCGCTCTCCAGGGTACCTGTTGTCTCTTTTCCGATGTAATAACTACTTTGACCTTACACTATATGTTGCTAGTAGTTTATTGAGCTTTGTATATTTGGACAGTTTCATATAGGGCTTAGAGATTTTAAGGACACGAAAAAGGAACTTTTACGTCCCATGTGAAGTGGTAGTGCTGTGCCTTTCCCCCAGATCAtgctttaattctttcttttctgtagaaACCAACAGTTTCCATTTATGTCAATGCTAAATCCAAAGTCACTTCAGAGTTTGTTTTCCACCATGTGGGAATCAGCATTCTTAATTTCCTTAAAGTTTTGACTTGTAATGAAATGTTCAAGTATTACAGCAATATTCAAAGAACCACAGATGTGTTAACCATTTAAGCAGATCATCTGCCAAACACATTATATTACTAATAAAACTTAACCAACACTTACAATCCAGTCATCAAAGTAAGTAAAAATTAGATGTTACAGCTAGCTAACTGTATCCCTAGAAATGATGAATAATTTGTCATTTGGACAGTTAACATCCAGGTGTTACAAATTCAGTGTTAATTCTAAAGATGACCATTTCTGCCCTTTAGAATGGCTTGtcccatcagcagatgaatgtgTAAGCACAAAGCATCTTCCTTAAAGCACAAAGAGAGGGACTAACTGATGCTGCATCTAGAAAACACCTTTAAGTTGCCTTTCCTCTTTGTAGTTAAGTGTCCAGGCAGGTGAAGTGTGGAAAGTCTAGGGTGTTCCATTCTGGCCGTGTGAGCCCAGCTCCTACCAACTTCAGTAACTTGAGCAGTCTCTGTTGCTGGCCAGAGACTGCCTGGTTGCCAGCTCACCATGGTGCCAGGACACTCCGCTGAGGCACTGTGCTCGGGGTTGGACTCGGTGTCAGTGGGAAAGGGCAGTGTGGGGACTGTCATTTTTGTGATTTAATAACACAGTGAAAATCCAGGAAGAATGAATTAAGCTCCCTCTGGGAGTTGTTTATTCCCTCGTGCTTAAGATTGATGATTTCGTGAAATAAAGAACATCATTTCATTTAAGAGATCATTTCATTAAGATCTCTAATCTGTTTTGAGTCTTTGCAAAATAGCCAGTTATAAAATGGGGCTTGATTTGTTTAGACTGAAGGAAGACGTTTTCCCAAAATATACTACAGAAGTGCTACAATATTTGTGATATTAAAATGCCTTCCAGATTGAAAATGGGGGCCGCTCATTTCAGAACTGCAGGAATGGTGTAGTTACAGATCGACATAAACTCCTGCCCCCCAAAAATGCCATGAGCTGCTTAGCCCAGGAGACCTGGGAGCTATGGCAGGATGGTCAGGCCAGCCGATGAGGGACCGCAGAGAGGCTACTGGAAGGTTAAGGATCCAGAGAGAAATCAAGCTGTGCCCCGCGACAGCCAGGCCTATCAGGAGCCGTCAGACACGGCAGCGGCGTGGACACCGGCCTGACGCAGAGCGTGACCCCTCCTGCTGGGACCTGTGTTGTAAGCTCCTATTTGCTTATCTTGTTTATTTcaagcagaaatcaataaattccATAACCCTCTGTATTGACTGCAACGTAAGCTGCTGAAGAGACTGGATCTGTTGGTCAGTCAGGTGTTTGCTCAGCCCCGTCTGGTCACCTGTGCTGCTCTGTCCCTAACTAGTGACCCATGGAAGCTTCCAGGCAGTTTTCTCTTCATCAACACTAATGTAACACTAAGAAGGCTTAGTGTCGCTCTTTTTCTCCGGGGCTACTCTGAAGTACTGACTTGCTTTCCAGTCTGTTTCACATTAGCAGTGTGTACACTACTGTATCATCATCATCAGCTTCATCACCCTGTAAACCAGGCTCCTCTGAAGAGACTTTGGTGAGATAAACATGAGGTAAAAATTTCATTCAGCAAAAAGTGCAATATGTgtggtactttattttttatgttctttttttttaatccggGGTATTAGTCTCTGCTTTGGGAGAAATGCACTGGCTCTGCAATTTCCAGCTGGGCAAGTGTGTCTCTAGTATCTCCATGCAACGGATACACTGGTCCCTGTAAGGCAAACAGCATGTTAGCCCGACAGGAAGAGGGGGCCCACTTTCACATTCCCAGTGATACCGACCATCCCAGCTGCCCCCTCGCCACCTCTGCCTGCACTGCCCTCTGCCACCATGGGAACAGAAGGAGGCCAACCCCCTGGAGAATCCCTGGGTGGGAGAGCGTCAGGGCCCAgcaggggagtggggatggggctCAGGGACTGTTCGTGCCCATCTGAGCAAACCCCTTCTCTCCTCCATCCACTTTTGCCTCCTAGGAAAGAAAAAGTCAGTGGCCCTTTTCCTCCTCAGATATCAAGAACTCCCCATGTTTAAACCATGTGCTGGAGTCAGGCTGGGACGGACAGGAGCCCAGGACTGAAGCCAGCCCTTGTCTCTTGTGCCCCTTCCCACCTCTGGCGCTGGAGTAATGGGGGGTTCTGTGTTTTGATGGGGAGCAAGGGGGGACCCCCTGTAGGAGTATCggcctctcccctgccccctaCCCTTTCCCATGGACCGAAGGCTCCAGCAGAAGGGACTCATCGTGAAACTGACCGACTCCCCCACCTCCGCCCACACACCGAGTGTCATCATCAGTCCTAAAGGCAGGGAAACGCTCGCAGAATTCTGCCCACGGGTTAGACGGCGGGGGGGGATATTCCCAGCTCCAGTGATCAGGTGATCAGCCAGAAACTAAGGCAAGGTGACAAGCAGCAACCTGGAGTCACAGTTGGTCAGGGTCCCAGGCATGTAGGCACCAAACAGCCTCCGGAGACATGCAGGCGGGTGAGGATGCAAGGACAGGGTGAGTGAGCGGCGCTCCCCTTTGGGGTCCGCCAGCCTCTAATCAAGCCCCAGGTTCATAAATATGtttgtattacattttaaaacctgTATCAACAGTCACACTTAAGCTCCCTATTGGTTTAAAGAAAATTCACACTCCAGATAGCTTTTTCCCATTTGACCTCCTGTAGAGACAATATGCAGTGTGTCATTTCACAGAGTCGGTCCCTGTGAACCATGGCTGACCCCCGTGCTGGGGATGACCTGCTGCACTTGAACTCCTAACCTGGCTtgcctctgctgcctcctgggaaGCCACCGAGCCACTCGGTCTCTTTGTGCCTAAACATCAAAGGTGAAAACTGGAGAACAGGGAGGCTCGTAAGTTGGAGTCATTGTACAGGCAGGGATCTTTGATCATTTTGTtgcttctggaattttttttttttttttttttttttttttgagacagagtcttgctctgtcgcccaggctagagtgcagtagtgcaatttcagctcaccgcaacctccacctcgtgggttcaagcaattctcctgcctcagcctcccaagtagctgggactacaggtgtgtgccaccgcatccagctagtttgtgtatttttagtagagagggggtttcaccatgtccagcctggtctggaactcctgacctcaggtgatccacccaccttgacctcccgaagtgatgggattacaagcgtgagtcaccgcacccgacCTGGAATTTTTTTATGGAACTTATCTTCAGAGCGATGTACGAAAGACAAGAGCagtatcggccgggcgcagtagtAGATGAAGTAGATTAGTAGTAgtaggtgaaactctgtctctactaaaatacaaaaaaaattgccgggtgcggtggcgggcgcctgtagtcccagctactcgggaggctgcggcaagagaatggcatgaacctgggaggtggagcttgcagtgagccgagatcacgccactgcactctagcctgggtgacagagtgagactccacctcaaaaaaaaagactagagcAGTATCATCTGCCTTTGTTTCTAAACTGGAcaaaaagattttcttaaagtttCTGTCTCCCTTCTGACAGGTTCCACAGCATGGTCTGAAGCACCAGTAATGTCAGAGTCCTTGTCTGGCCCTTGGTGGTGAGTGAACGAAGGCAGTGGAGCCTCTCACCTCCCAGTAGCCTCTCACATtcttattttaccatttttgtcCTAATTAAGGTAGCCTGGCTGATTCTAAAAGACTAGCAGCCATCCTAGGTGCACCCCCACCTTACGTCCACATCTTCTCCAGGCAAGTTTCAACCTATCAGCAGACTCGGGCACACACTGGGGCACAGATAGAGCACCAGGCAGCACTGCCCACAGAGCCACCCAGGGAGAGCTTTGATGGGTTCTGCCCAGATACTGCGCTCGCCCGCCCACAGGGGAGCAATGGCTTATATTTGTACATTAGTTTTACCAAGCACTTTCACAAGTACTCTCTTCTCATCCTCACAACAATTCTATGAAATTAGCTGGGGAGATACTGTCCTTATTTTTCACAGCTGAAGAAACCAAAGCTCTCGGAATTTGTGACTTCTCTGAGATCACAGCTGGTGATAGGAGGAGCTGGGACAAGCGCTTGGGCTGACTGGCTTCTGGTTTTGATTCTCGGGCTGCTTGCTCTGGAAGAAGccctctctttcccctctctttcttcaGTAGCATCTGACTCTTTTCTTAAGCAAACAGCTGTATAAACAAAGCCCCCATTTTGGTCAAGCACAGGGTGACTGTGACATTGTTCCCACAACCTTATTCTCCACTCGACAGCCGCCTGGCTTTGGGGCAGAGGCTGCTTTCAGGTGACAGTGCAGCTGTCCAGGTGGCCGTGCACTGAACCAGGCTGAGGGAGACAAAGACCTCGCAGACCCACCTGCCTTTCAGCATCCAGTTAACTGCAGGAGTTTAGGCTCACCTCAAAGACGCCTAGTTTTTCCAAGTTACAATACAGCAGTTTCCTACAGGACACCCCCCTACTCAGTTGCCAAGGGGCCGCACTGCATGGCATCAGGCCACCACTGCAGGCCAGCAGATTCCACCCCAGGAACCGTCATGAACTCAGCCTTTGTCTCGAGGGGCGTGACATTTCCTTACAGTCAAGCCCCATCAAATAGAAGTGCTTATTACTTTTAGcattaaaaaagtaataacagACTTTGACTTAATACTCTGTCTTTTCAGAGGCAAAGTGGGTGGGTAgaggggagctttaaaaatagaagtacaaAACAACATCCTGGAAACATATGACCCCAGATGGAATAATGTCGCATTCCCCAGTGCAGATAACGGGCTGCTGCTGGCTCTGTGGTGTCTGTCTGCTGAAGATTTGCTCAGTCAAGGAAATTCAAGTGGTGAGACCTTTCCACCATGGGTGGTAAGAGAAACCTGCCTTCACCAAAATCTCTGAAGGGGAAAGAAGTGGAGAGAAAGGTTTGCTTCACTTCGGGGACTGCAGTTTGAGAAATAAAAGGGATACAGAGATATTTGCACTTTGTAGAAAGGGCAAGAGTATTTGCTTATATCTGAAGGGAGGCGGGTGGTTTCGCTGGATGTTTGGTCTGAAAGAGTTACTTTTGATAAAGTTAATCTAactgtagttatttttttctgtgtgctttttttttaattactaagaAAAATTGGTGAGTTCAATAGCTTTGGTATTATGAGTGCAAATCATAATAGctccaatttgaaaaaaaaatcaaaagtataaCTTGTCACTCAATGTTAGAAAATTGCCTAAAATGCAGTGTAATAAATAATCTTTGTACCAAATGGTAATTTAAATGGGGTAATTTTCTGCAAGGAAAATGTACTGTTTTTATGTTTCCAACCCtcttgaattaaaataaaaacaacttgttTTCTAAGAGCCCGGGCGGTGTGAGTGTCAGGTCAATGCGATAGGGCTT
The sequence above is a segment of the Theropithecus gelada isolate Dixy chromosome 14, Tgel_1.0, whole genome shotgun sequence genome. Coding sequences within it:
- the SIK2 gene encoding serine/threonine-protein kinase SIK2 isoform X1, giving the protein MVMADGPRHLQRGPVRVGFYDIEGTLGKGNFAVVKLGRHRITKTEVAIKIIDKSQLDAVNLEKIYREVQIMKMLDHPHIIKLYQVMETKSMLYLVTEYAKNGEIFDYLANHGRLNESEARRKFWQILSAVDYCHGRKIVHRDLKAENLLLDNNMNIKIADFGFGNFFKSGELLATWCGSPPYAAPEVFEGQQYEGPQLDIWSMGVVLYVLVCGALPFDGPTLPILRQRVLEGRFRIPYFMSEDCEHLIRRMLVLDPSKRLTIAQIREHKWMLIEVPVQRPVLYPQEQENEPSIGEFNEQVLRLMHSLGIDQQKTIESLQNKSYNHFAAIYFLLVERLKSHRSSFPVEQRLDGRQRRPSTIAEQTVAKAQTVGLPVTMHSPNMRLLRSALLPQASNVEAFSFPASGCQAEAAFMEEECVDTPKVNGCLLDPVPPVLVRKGCQSLPSNMMETSIDEGLETEGEAEEDPAHAFEAFQSTRSGQRRHTLSEVTNQLVVMPGAGKIFSMNDSPSLDSVDSEYDMGSVQRDLNFLEDNPSLKDIMLANQPSPRMTSPFISLRPTNPAMQALSSQKREVHNRSPVSFREGRRASDTSLTQGIVAFRQHLQNLARTKGILELNKVQLLYEHIGPEADPNLAPAAPQLQDLTSSCPQEEVSPPQESVSTLPASVHPQLSPRQSLETQYLQHRLQKPSLLSKAQNTCQLYCKEPPRSLEQQLQEHRLQQKRLFLQKQSQLQAYFNQMQIAESSYPQPSQQLPLPRQETAPPSQQAPPFSLTQPLSPVLEPSSEQMQYSPFLSQYQEMQLQPLPSTSGPRAAPPLPTQLQQQQPPPPPPPPPPRQPGAAAAPLQFSYQTCELPRAASPASDYPAPCQHPVDGAQQSDLTGPDCPRNPGLQEAPSSYDPLALSELPGLFDCEMLDAVDPQHNGYVLVN
- the SIK2 gene encoding serine/threonine-protein kinase SIK2 isoform X2, with product MVMADGPRHLQRGPVRVGFYDIEGTLGKGNFAVVKLGRHRITKTEVAIKIIDKSQLDAVNLEKIYREVQIMKMLDHPHIIKLYQVMETKSMLYLVTEYAKNGEIFDYLANHGRLNESEARRKFWQILSAVDYCHGRKIVHRDLKAENLLLDNNMNIKIADFGFGNFFKSGELLATWCGSPPYAAPEVFEGQQYEGPQLDIWSMGVVLYVLVCGALPFDGPTLPILRQRVLEGRFRIPYFMSEDCEHLIRRMLVLDPSKRLTIAQIREHKWMLIEVPVQRPVLYPQEQENEPSIGEFNEQVLRLMHSLGIDQQKTIESLQNKSYNHFAAIYFLLVERLKSHRSSFPVEQRLDGRQRRPSTIAEQTVAKAQTVGLPVTMHSPNMRLLRSALLPQASNVEAFSFPASGCQAEAAFMEEECVDTPKVNGCLLDPVPPVLVRKGCQSLPSNMMETSIDEGLETEGEAEEDPAHAFEAFQSTRSGQRRHTLSEVTNQLVVMPGAGKIFSMNDSPSLDSVDSEYDMGSVQRDLNFLEDNPSLKDIMLANQPSPRMTSPFISLRPTNPAMQALSSQKREVHNRSPVSFREGRRASDTSLTQGIVAFRQHLQNLARTKGILELNKVQLLYEHIGPEADPNLAPAAPQLQDLTSSCPQEEVSPPQESVSTLPASVHPQLSPRQSLETQYLQHRLQKPSLLSKAQNTCQLYCKEPPRSLEQQLQEHRLQQKRLFLQKQSQLQAYFNQMQIAESSYPQPSQQLPLPRQETAPPSQQAPPFSLTQPLSPVLEPSSEQMQYSPFLSQYQEMQLQPLPSTSGPRAAPPLPTQLQQQQPPPPPPPPPPRQPGAAAAPLQFSYQTCELPRAASPASDYPAPCQHPVDGAQQSDLTGPDCPRNPGLQEAPSSYDPLALSELPGLFDCEMLDAVDPQHNG